Proteins encoded in a region of the Prunus persica cultivar Lovell chromosome G4, Prunus_persica_NCBIv2, whole genome shotgun sequence genome:
- the LOC18778444 gene encoding internal alternative NAD(P)H-ubiquinone oxidoreductase A1, mitochondrial: MALERIARTARNGFRRSPSGASARTSEKEMLCEGASTRKYCSLPSLETDTRNRNFLYLSSISKVNHNSFWSRGIRATPTYQFPSAERIVEESDSEYNDPKYPGLEATKPGEKPRVVVLGTGWAACRFLKGLDTKIYDVVCISPRNHMVFTPLLASTCVGTLEFRSVAEPVTHIQSALATDPNSFFYMASCVGVDTDKHEVYCETISKGGLPHEPYRFKVAYDKLVIAAGAEPLTFGIKGVKEHAFFLREVNHAQEIRKKLLLNLMLSEHPGIPEEERKRLLHCVVIGGGPTGVEFSGELSDFIMKDVRERYTHVKDYIKVTLIEANEILSSFDVGLRRYATNHLTKCGVRLMRGVVKEVHPEKIVLNDGTDVPYGLLVWSTGVGPSEFVKSLDLPKSAGGRIGVDGWLRVPSVEDVFALGDCAGFLEQTGRPVLPALAQVAEREGKYLVQLFNKIGTQNAGKALSLKDIPLGEPFVYKHLGSMATVGRYKALVDLRQSKDAKGISLAGFLSWFIWRSAYLTRVVSWRNRFYVAVNWATTIVFGRDNSRIG, from the exons ATGGCATTAGAAAGGATTGCTAGGACTgctagaaatggcttcagaagGTCGCCATCAGGAGCATCCGCCCGCACGAGTGAGAAGGAAATGTTGTGTGAGGGAGCATCCACACGCAAATATTGTTCCTTACCTTCACTCGAAACTGACACTAGAAATAGAAACTTTTTGTACCTCTCCAGCATTTCAAAAGTGAATCACAATAGTTTTTGGAGCAGGGGAATAAGGGCAACCCCAACTTATCAATTTCCTTCTGCAGAAAGGATTGTTGAGGAGTCTGATTCTGAGTACAACGATCCCAAATATCCGGGACTAGAAGCAACCAAGCCAGGTGAAAAGCCAAGAGTGGTTGTCCTTGGTACTGGCTGGGCGGCCTGTCGATTCCTTAAGGGACTAGACACCAAGATCTATGATGTTGTTTGCATATCACCAAGGAATCACATGGTCTTCACTCCTTTGCTTGCTTCAACTTGCGTTGGTACCCTGGAATTCCGTTCAGTCGCTGAACCTGTTACTCATATACAATCTGCATTGGCAACAGATCccaattctttcttttatatgGCTTCCTGCGTTGGTGTTGACACAGACAAACATGAG GTCTACTGTGAGACGATTAGCAAGGGTGGCTTGCCTCATGAACCTTACAGATTCAAAGTTGCCTATGACAAGCTCGTCATAGCTGCTGGAGCTGAGCCCCTGACATTTGGTATCAAGGGTGTGAAGGAACATGCATTTTTTCTCCGTGAAGTGAATCATGCCCAAGAGATTAGGAAGAAGCTTCTCTTGAACCTGATGCTCTCTGAACATCCAG GCATACCAGAGGAAGAAAGGAAACGCCTCCTACATTGTGTTGTTATTGGAGGTGGCCCTACAGGGGTAGAGTTCAGTGGCGAGCTGAGTGATTTTATTATGAAAGATGTCCGTGAACGGTATACTCATGTTAAGGATTACATCAAAGTCACTCTCATTGAG gcaAATGAGATTTTGTCATCCTTCGATGTTGGGTTAAGGCGATATGCAACAAATCACTTAACCAAG TGTGGTGTTCGCCTTATGAGAGGTGTTGTGAAAGAAGTGCATCCCGAGAAGATAGTTCTCAACGATGGCACTGATGTTCCATATGGCCTTTTGGTCTGGTCTACAGGCGTTGGTCCTTCAGAGTTTGTGAAATCACTTGATCTTCCCAAGTCCGCAGGCGGAAG GATTGGTGTCGACGGGTGGTTGCGGGTTCCTTCCGTGGAAGATGTGTTTGCACTTGGAGATTGCGCTGGTTTTCTTGAGCAGACAGGGAGGCCAGTTCTTCCAGCTTTAGCTCAG GTGGCAGAAAGGGAGGGAAAATATCTGGTCCAGTTGTTTAACAAGATTGGGACACAGAATGCAGGCAAGGCCTTGAGCTTAAAAGACATCCCTCTAGGAGAGCCTTTTGTGTACAAGCACCTTGGAAGCATGGCAACAGTTGGACGCTACAAGGCACTGGTTGATTTACGCCAGTCGAAG GATGCAAAAGGCATATCGCTTGCCGGATTCTTGAGCTGGTTCATTTGGCGTTCCGCTTATCTGACGCGAGTCGTCAGCTGGAGGAACAGGTTTTATGTTGCAGTAAACTGGGCTACCACGATTGTCTTTGGCAGAGACAACTCAAGAATAGGTTGA